Proteins encoded in a region of the Puniceibacterium sp. IMCC21224 genome:
- the lon gene encoding endopeptidase La, with the protein MKKPLNTSYPVLPLRDIVVFPHMIVPLFVGRDKSVRALEEVMADDKQILLSSQIDPAVDDPDSTGIYKAGVLANVLQLLKLPDGTVKVLVEGQARVRITEYLENDSFFEAKAEYLTEMPGDPTAIEALVRTVGEEFERYAKVKKNIPDEAMSAVSEATESAKLADLVAGHLGIEVHQKQELLETLAVSDRLEKVYGLMQGEMSVMQVEKKIKTRVKSQMERTQREYYLNEQMKAIQKELGDGEDGQNEVAELESKVAATKLSKEAREKADAEIKKLKNMSPMSAEATVVRNYLDWMLSIPWGVRSRVKKDLGRAQKVLDDDHYSLEKVKERIVEYLAVQQRSKKLKGPIMCLVGPPGVGKTSLGKSVAKATGREFIRISLGGVRDESEIRGHRRTYIGSMPGKIIQALKKAKTTNPLILLDEIDKMGQDFRGDPASAMLEVLDPEQNSSFVDHYLEVEYDLSDVMFLTTANSYNMPGPLLDRMEIIPLSGYTEDEKAEIAKRHLLDKVNKNHGLKKGEFEVTDEALTDMIRYYTREAGVRNLERELAKLARKAVTQIVKGDMKKVVITSENIDDYLGVRKYRYGLTEDDHQVGVVTGLAYTSVGGDLLQIEALRLPGKGRMKTTGKLGDVMKESIDAASSYVRSISPQIGVKPPMFEKWDIHVHVPDGATPKDGPSAGLAMVTSIVSALTGIPVRKDIAMTGEVSLRGNAMPIGGLKEKLLAALRGGVKTVLIPEENEKDLIELPDNVKNGLEIIPVSHVSEVLKRALIRAPESIVWDEDAEEAAAQALAKQSPTAGAVAH; encoded by the coding sequence ATGAAAAAGCCCCTCAATACGTCTTATCCGGTGCTGCCGCTGCGCGATATCGTGGTGTTCCCGCATATGATTGTGCCGCTGTTTGTCGGCCGCGATAAATCCGTGCGTGCATTGGAAGAAGTCATGGCCGACGACAAGCAGATCCTGCTGTCGAGCCAGATCGACCCCGCAGTTGATGACCCCGACAGCACCGGCATTTACAAGGCTGGCGTGCTGGCCAATGTGCTGCAACTGCTCAAACTGCCCGATGGCACCGTCAAGGTTCTGGTCGAAGGTCAGGCGCGGGTGCGGATCACCGAATACCTTGAAAACGACTCGTTCTTCGAGGCAAAGGCTGAATATCTGACCGAAATGCCCGGTGATCCCACCGCAATCGAGGCGTTGGTGCGCACCGTGGGCGAAGAATTCGAACGCTACGCCAAGGTCAAAAAGAACATCCCAGATGAGGCGATGAGCGCCGTGTCCGAAGCGACCGAGTCGGCCAAGCTGGCCGATCTGGTGGCCGGGCATCTGGGAATCGAAGTCCATCAAAAGCAGGAACTGCTTGAGACGCTCGCCGTCAGCGACCGGCTGGAAAAGGTCTATGGCCTGATGCAGGGCGAAATGTCCGTCATGCAGGTCGAGAAAAAGATCAAGACCCGTGTCAAAAGCCAGATGGAGCGCACGCAGCGCGAATATTATTTGAATGAGCAGATGAAAGCCATTCAGAAGGAGTTGGGCGACGGTGAGGACGGCCAGAACGAGGTTGCCGAACTCGAATCCAAGGTCGCTGCGACCAAGCTGTCGAAAGAGGCCCGTGAAAAGGCCGACGCCGAGATCAAGAAGCTCAAGAACATGTCGCCAATGTCGGCCGAGGCGACAGTGGTGCGCAACTACCTTGACTGGATGCTAAGCATTCCGTGGGGTGTGCGCAGCCGTGTCAAAAAGGATTTGGGCCGGGCGCAGAAAGTGCTGGATGACGACCACTATTCGCTTGAGAAAGTGAAAGAGCGGATCGTTGAATATCTCGCCGTGCAGCAGCGGTCGAAAAAGCTGAAAGGCCCGATCATGTGCCTTGTCGGCCCTCCGGGGGTCGGTAAAACGTCGCTTGGGAAATCGGTGGCCAAAGCGACGGGGCGCGAGTTTATTCGCATCAGCCTTGGTGGTGTGCGCGATGAATCCGAGATCCGCGGCCACCGGCGGACTTACATCGGCTCCATGCCCGGAAAAATCATTCAGGCGCTGAAAAAGGCCAAGACGACGAACCCGCTGATCCTGCTCGATGAGATCGACAAGATGGGTCAGGATTTCCGGGGCGATCCGGCGTCGGCCATGCTCGAAGTGCTGGATCCGGAACAAAACAGCAGCTTTGTCGATCACTATCTTGAAGTCGAATACGACCTTTCCGACGTGATGTTCCTGACCACAGCGAACTCTTACAACATGCCGGGGCCGCTTTTGGACCGGATGGAGATCATCCCGCTGTCGGGTTACACCGAGGACGAGAAAGCCGAGATCGCCAAGCGCCACCTGTTGGACAAGGTGAACAAGAACCACGGACTGAAAAAAGGCGAGTTCGAGGTGACGGACGAGGCGCTGACCGACATGATCCGCTACTACACGCGCGAAGCGGGTGTGCGGAACCTGGAACGTGAACTGGCCAAGCTGGCGCGCAAGGCGGTGACTCAGATCGTCAAGGGTGACATGAAAAAGGTTGTCATCACGAGCGAGAACATCGACGACTATCTCGGTGTGCGCAAATACCGCTATGGTCTGACCGAGGACGATCACCAGGTCGGCGTTGTCACGGGGCTGGCCTATACTTCGGTCGGCGGCGATCTGTTGCAGATCGAGGCGCTGCGGCTCCCGGGCAAGGGCCGGATGAAAACCACCGGCAAGCTGGGCGACGTGATGAAGGAATCGATTGATGCGGCGTCGTCTTACGTCCGTTCGATCAGCCCTCAGATCGGGGTCAAGCCACCGATGTTCGAAAAGTGGGACATCCACGTCCACGTGCCCGATGGTGCCACCCCCAAGGATGGCCCATCTGCCGGTCTTGCCATGGTGACGTCGATTGTGTCGGCGCTGACCGGAATACCGGTGCGCAAGGACATCGCCATGACCGGCGAGGTGTCGCTGCGCGGCAATGCGATGCCGATCGGCGGGCTTAAAGAAAAGCTGCTGGCGGCGCTGCGTGGCGGAGTCAAAACCGTTCTCATCCCTGAAGAGAACGAGAAAGACCTGATCGAACTGCCTGACAACGTTAAAAACGGGCTAGAGATCATCCCGGTCAGCCATGTCTCTGAAGTGCTGAAGCGCGCATTGATCCGCGCGCCCGAGTCCATCGTCTGGGATGAGGACGCCGAGGAGGCCGCCGCCCAGGCGCTGGCCAAGCAATCGCCCACGGCAGGTGCCGTTGCGCACTGA
- a CDS encoding cation:proton antiporter, with protein sequence MDIILVTTVISSLFLVIGAAEPFAARLRLPYSVILAVLGILIGAGATFFLRTELTDALNPVAEAILGLPIRSNVFLYVFLPTLLFQATLGMNLRRMLDDWVPILVLAVLAVVVATISVGYALSWASALPLAGCLLIGSIVSTTDPSAVVSIFRSISAPRRLARIIEGESLLNDAAAIALFGLFMGFVMLGLPDPDLGDALARFPILIAGGALTGWLAARTAVWVMALFSRHELAQISISVALPYLAYIVAEQSVGASGVIAVVAAGLTLNLTAPGRLPPQSWANLRELWAVLAHWAGALIFILAALLIPRLLEEVRFEDFLLIGVVILAAIVARTAILFALMPLLTVVKLSPTVERPYRVAILWGGLRGAVTLALALAVTESVRVPGEIQRVVGILATGFTLFTLLVQGTTLRWIIARLGLDQLSPMDEALSRQVVAVALQTVREDVARTTENYDLNHDTVRSEAKRFGERLDLAVKMAEENADILDRDRIALGLIALAGHERDTILARVRERTISARMAELVLSDADQLIEGARTQGRSGYQRAARKSVGYGRGFRAAVLLHGRLALSGPLARMTADRFELLLSQRLILRDLGAFIDGRIRRIHGRRVAELLHELLSRRIEAVETALEGLRLQYPGYAEELERRFIRRTALRMEEREYVAMREDGLIGAEVYTALMQELATRRVAAEDRPRLDVAVQRAAFVRQFPLFADLDDGFLKRLGRSLTTRYVDAGEVVLRKESAAKSVSFIASGAVELESAGQTWRLGRGEMFGQMAILTHKARRADVRAISPTTLLVLDEDRFRRLLKQSQALRDAVRTSAEKRGIDPAVLLPNE encoded by the coding sequence ATGGACATCATCCTCGTCACGACCGTCATTTCATCGCTGTTCCTTGTCATCGGCGCCGCCGAGCCGTTCGCTGCGCGCTTACGGCTGCCCTATAGCGTGATACTTGCGGTCCTCGGCATCCTGATCGGGGCCGGGGCTACCTTCTTTCTAAGAACCGAACTGACGGACGCGCTTAACCCCGTCGCTGAGGCGATCCTCGGTCTGCCGATCAGATCCAACGTCTTTCTTTATGTCTTTCTGCCAACGCTTCTGTTTCAGGCGACACTTGGGATGAACCTGCGGCGGATGCTGGATGATTGGGTCCCTATCCTGGTGTTGGCGGTGCTTGCCGTCGTCGTTGCCACAATCTCCGTTGGCTACGCCCTCTCTTGGGCCAGTGCGCTTCCCTTGGCGGGCTGCCTGCTGATCGGTTCCATAGTCTCGACCACCGATCCTTCCGCGGTGGTCTCGATCTTCCGCTCGATCTCGGCGCCGCGACGGCTGGCGCGCATCATTGAGGGTGAAAGCCTTCTGAACGATGCAGCGGCCATTGCGCTGTTCGGTCTCTTTATGGGGTTCGTGATGCTGGGCCTCCCGGACCCCGACCTTGGCGATGCACTGGCACGGTTTCCGATCCTCATCGCGGGTGGGGCGCTGACGGGTTGGCTGGCGGCGCGGACCGCAGTATGGGTCATGGCCCTGTTCAGCCGTCACGAACTGGCGCAGATCTCCATCTCGGTGGCGTTGCCCTACCTTGCCTATATCGTGGCAGAGCAGAGCGTCGGCGCATCGGGTGTGATTGCCGTCGTCGCCGCCGGGCTGACGCTGAACCTGACCGCTCCAGGGCGCCTCCCTCCGCAATCATGGGCCAACCTGCGCGAACTATGGGCCGTGCTCGCACACTGGGCCGGCGCTCTTATCTTTATCCTCGCCGCTTTGTTGATCCCCAGACTGCTTGAGGAAGTCAGGTTCGAGGATTTCTTGCTGATCGGTGTGGTCATCCTTGCCGCCATTGTCGCGAGAACCGCGATCCTGTTCGCCCTGATGCCGCTTTTGACGGTGGTGAAGCTTTCTCCGACTGTCGAGCGACCCTACAGGGTGGCGATTCTCTGGGGCGGGCTCAGGGGGGCCGTGACGCTCGCGTTGGCCCTCGCCGTGACCGAGAGTGTCCGCGTGCCAGGCGAAATTCAGCGCGTGGTCGGTATCCTCGCCACTGGCTTTACCCTGTTCACGCTTTTGGTGCAGGGCACGACCCTGCGCTGGATCATTGCCCGTCTCGGACTCGACCAACTGTCGCCGATGGACGAGGCGCTGTCCCGGCAGGTCGTCGCCGTTGCCTTGCAGACCGTGCGGGAAGACGTGGCGCGTACCACCGAAAACTACGACCTCAACCACGACACGGTACGGTCCGAAGCCAAGCGATTTGGCGAACGGCTCGACCTGGCGGTGAAAATGGCCGAGGAAAACGCCGATATCCTCGATCGCGACCGGATCGCCCTGGGGCTGATTGCGCTGGCTGGCCACGAACGCGACACGATCCTGGCCCGGGTGCGGGAGCGGACGATTTCGGCGCGGATGGCGGAACTGGTGCTTTCGGATGCGGACCAACTGATCGAGGGCGCGCGAACACAGGGGCGCAGCGGATATCAGCGAGCCGCGCGGAAAAGCGTCGGCTATGGACGGGGTTTCCGGGCCGCAGTTCTGCTTCACGGGCGTCTTGCGCTGTCAGGCCCGCTTGCCCGGATGACGGCCGATCGGTTCGAACTGCTCTTGTCGCAACGGTTGATCCTGCGCGACCTCGGGGCCTTCATCGACGGACGCATCCGACGCATCCACGGGCGGCGGGTTGCCGAGTTGCTGCACGAACTGCTGTCCCGGCGGATCGAAGCTGTCGAAACCGCGCTGGAGGGCCTGCGACTGCAATACCCCGGTTATGCCGAAGAGCTTGAGCGGCGCTTTATTCGCCGCACGGCGCTGCGGATGGAAGAACGGGAATATGTTGCGATGCGCGAGGATGGCCTGATCGGCGCGGAGGTCTACACCGCGCTGATGCAGGAACTTGCGACCCGCCGGGTGGCGGCGGAGGACCGCCCGCGCCTCGACGTTGCGGTCCAGCGCGCGGCTTTCGTTCGGCAGTTCCCGCTTTTTGCCGATCTCGATGACGGCTTTCTGAAGCGTCTGGGGCGGTCACTTACAACGCGGTACGTCGATGCGGGCGAAGTGGTCCTGCGCAAGGAAAGCGCGGCCAAGAGCGTGTCCTTCATCGCTTCCGGTGCTGTCGAGTTGGAAAGCGCAGGCCAGACATGGCGCCTGGGGCGCGGCGAGATGTTCGGCCAGATGGCCATCCTGACACACAAGGCGCGCCGTGCCGATGTCCGTGCGATTTCCCCCACGACGTTGCTTGTCCTGGACGAGGATCGGTTCCGGCGATTGCTCAAGCAG
- a CDS encoding FAD-dependent oxidoreductase has protein sequence MKTTTRVAVIGGGVVGCSVLYHLTKLGWSDVMLIERSELTSGSTWHAAGGFHTLNGDTNMAALQGYTIRLYKELEEITGMSCGLHHVGGVTLADNQDRFDMMLAERAKHRYMGLDTRILTPAEIAEFAPIVNLDRIIGGLYDPLDGHLDPSGTTHAYAKAARLGGATIETHCMVRETNQRPDGTWDVVTDKGTIHAEHVVNAGGLWAREVGAMAGIYLPLHPMEHQYIVTDDIPEIYERGTEHPHIMDPAGESYLRQEGRGLCIGFYEQPCRPWAVDGTPWNFGHELLPDDFDKIADSIEFAYKRFPVLETAGVKTVIHGPFTFAPDGNPLVGPVPGLRNYWSACGVMAGFSQGGGVGLTLAQWMIEGEAERDVSALDVARFGPWITPGYTRPKVTENYQTRFSVAYPNEEKPAARPNRTTPMYDIFDQMGAVWGQQYGLEVPNYFAAEGEPRFEAPSFRRSNAFEATAREVKAVREAVGINEVQNFGKYLISGPNARAWLDRIMAGRVPQPGRLSLTPMLSHRGRLIGDFTISCLEDETFQLTASYSAQNYHMRWFQKHQDSGVSIENISDKRTGFQIAGPQARAVLQACTRNDVSDMAFMDVRQLGVGMSDCLVQRVSYTGDLGFEIYCDPMAQRQLWQTLTTAGTPHGMKPFGMRAMMSLRLDKFFGSWMREFSPDYTAAETGLDRFISFRKNVDFIGRSTAEAEREVPPARQLVAFELDADDTDVNAYEPIWIDDKVQGFCTSGGYSHYANKSIALGLIPRALAHDGLQAEIEILGKMRPAVLLTQPLFDADGARMRG, from the coding sequence ATGAAAACCACCACCCGCGTTGCTGTCATCGGAGGCGGCGTTGTCGGCTGTTCCGTGCTATATCACCTGACCAAGCTGGGCTGGTCCGATGTCATGCTGATTGAACGATCCGAGCTGACCAGCGGCAGCACCTGGCACGCCGCGGGCGGATTTCACACGCTGAATGGCGACACCAATATGGCCGCGCTGCAGGGCTATACCATCCGGCTGTACAAAGAGTTGGAAGAGATCACTGGCATGTCCTGCGGGCTGCACCATGTGGGTGGCGTGACGTTGGCGGACAATCAGGACCGGTTCGACATGATGCTGGCCGAGCGCGCCAAGCATCGCTACATGGGCCTGGATACCCGCATCCTGACCCCGGCCGAGATCGCTGAATTTGCGCCTATCGTGAACCTCGACCGTATTATCGGCGGGCTCTACGATCCTCTGGACGGGCACCTTGATCCATCTGGAACGACCCATGCCTATGCCAAGGCGGCCCGGCTGGGCGGCGCTACCATCGAGACACATTGCATGGTGCGCGAGACCAACCAGCGCCCAGACGGCACCTGGGACGTGGTGACAGACAAGGGCACGATCCACGCCGAACATGTGGTCAACGCCGGTGGCCTTTGGGCGCGCGAAGTCGGTGCAATGGCGGGTATCTACCTCCCGCTGCACCCGATGGAACATCAATACATCGTCACCGACGACATTCCTGAAATTTACGAACGTGGCACCGAACACCCGCATATCATGGACCCCGCCGGAGAATCCTATCTGCGCCAAGAGGGGCGCGGGCTGTGTATCGGGTTCTATGAACAGCCCTGCCGTCCCTGGGCCGTCGATGGCACCCCATGGAATTTTGGCCACGAACTGTTGCCAGATGACTTTGACAAAATTGCGGACAGCATTGAATTTGCTTATAAACGCTTTCCGGTGCTTGAGACCGCCGGCGTTAAGACGGTGATCCACGGACCCTTTACCTTTGCCCCCGATGGTAACCCTCTGGTCGGGCCTGTGCCAGGGTTGCGGAACTACTGGTCGGCCTGCGGCGTCATGGCTGGCTTTTCGCAGGGTGGCGGCGTCGGCCTGACGCTGGCGCAATGGATGATCGAGGGCGAGGCAGAGCGCGATGTCAGCGCGCTGGATGTAGCCCGATTTGGCCCCTGGATCACGCCCGGCTACACCCGTCCCAAAGTGACCGAAAACTACCAGACCCGCTTTTCCGTCGCTTATCCAAACGAAGAAAAGCCAGCCGCGCGTCCGAACCGCACCACGCCGATGTACGACATTTTTGACCAGATGGGCGCGGTCTGGGGGCAGCAATACGGGTTGGAAGTGCCAAATTACTTTGCCGCCGAGGGAGAACCACGGTTTGAAGCACCGTCATTCCGACGCTCGAACGCCTTTGAGGCGACGGCACGAGAGGTAAAGGCCGTACGCGAAGCCGTTGGAATCAATGAAGTTCAGAACTTTGGAAAATATCTGATCAGCGGCCCCAACGCCCGCGCATGGCTCGACCGGATCATGGCCGGACGCGTGCCGCAGCCGGGTCGGCTGTCGTTGACCCCGATGTTGTCACACAGAGGACGACTGATCGGCGATTTCACCATTTCCTGTCTTGAAGACGAGACATTCCAGCTCACCGCATCTTATAGCGCGCAGAACTATCATATGCGCTGGTTTCAGAAGCATCAGGACAGCGGCGTAAGCATCGAAAATATCAGTGATAAGCGCACAGGTTTTCAGATCGCGGGACCGCAGGCACGGGCCGTTCTCCAAGCCTGCACCCGCAACGACGTTTCCGACATGGCCTTTATGGATGTGCGGCAATTGGGTGTTGGCATGTCCGATTGTCTGGTGCAGCGGGTCAGCTATACTGGCGATCTTGGGTTTGAGATTTATTGCGATCCCATGGCCCAACGCCAGCTGTGGCAGACACTTACGACGGCAGGCACACCGCATGGCATGAAACCATTCGGCATGCGTGCGATGATGTCGCTGCGCCTGGACAAGTTCTTTGGCTCGTGGATGCGCGAGTTTTCGCCCGACTACACCGCGGCGGAAACCGGACTGGATCGCTTTATCTCTTTCCGCAAGAACGTTGATTTCATTGGTCGATCCACAGCCGAGGCTGAGCGAGAGGTTCCTCCTGCGCGCCAGCTGGTCGCGTTTGAGCTGGACGCCGACGATACTGACGTCAACGCCTACGAACCGATTTGGATTGATGACAAGGTACAGGGGTTCTGCACGTCAGGCGGCTATTCGCATTATGCCAACAAATCCATTGCCTTGGGGCTTATCCCTCGCGCGCTGGCGCACGACGGATTGCAGGCCGAGATTGAAATTCTCGGCAAGATGCGGCCAGCCGTTCTTTTGACTCAGCCGCTTTTTGATGCGGATGGGGCGCGCATGCGTGGATAA
- a CDS encoding NTP transferase domain-containing protein, protein MKRVAILIPAAGFGTRMRGADKLLQSVDGMPLLRRQALRALTAADHVVVTLRSLDGPRAQAMAGLPLRMVHVPDAELGMANSLRRGVASLPKEISAVAIAPADMPDLTEDDYQSIIAAFRSANHPLIYQGSSAAGVAGHPVLFPEDCFMALKRLSGDRGARDVLKTNAHRVRKVALPGNNALTDLDTPEAWEAWRRTQLADCSPPEI, encoded by the coding sequence ATGAAACGCGTTGCCATACTGATTCCCGCCGCCGGCTTTGGCACCCGTATGCGCGGGGCTGACAAGCTGTTGCAGTCTGTCGATGGCATGCCGCTGCTGCGCCGTCAGGCACTGCGTGCACTGACAGCCGCGGACCATGTGGTGGTCACGCTGCGGTCGCTCGACGGCCCCCGCGCACAGGCTATGGCTGGCCTGCCGCTGCGCATGGTCCACGTACCGGATGCTGAACTTGGCATGGCCAATTCGCTCCGGCGCGGCGTGGCGTCTCTTCCAAAAGAAATCTCGGCCGTTGCCATCGCACCCGCCGACATGCCGGACCTGACCGAGGACGACTATCAAAGCATTATCGCGGCATTCCGTTCTGCAAACCATCCTCTAATCTATCAGGGCAGCTCTGCTGCGGGTGTGGCGGGCCACCCGGTCCTATTTCCCGAAGATTGCTTTATGGCGCTCAAGCGGTTGAGCGGGGATCGAGGTGCGCGCGACGTTCTGAAGACTAACGCACACCGGGTGCGAAAGGTTGCCCTGCCCGGCAACAACGCCTTGACCGACCTTGATACCCCCGAAGCCTGGGAAGCCTGGCGCAGGACACAACTGGCAGATTGCAGCCCGCCGGAAATCTGA
- a CDS encoding AbrB family transcriptional regulator: MIHIGTHGAAQTEDPTLSDRYRTYLRLLLTLVAATLGGVLFNWLTLPLPWMLGPIVVSTIAAVLRLPVQPPTRARPYVVVIIGVLLGSGFSPAMLGQLSNWAISLSLLAVYLSISGLLVVPYYRWVGGLDPVTAYFAGMPGGLNEMMMIGKEMGGDDRIIILSHASRIVVVVCLLALWFRVILGVDLSDRSQFGVAFVDVPLSDLTILLICGIAGYLAGPKLRLPAPFLVGPMLFSAVVHATGYASNPPPREVVIAAQILLGTIMGCRFLGSAPRAIGRALLLGVGATVIMLSVSGAFALLLHQLFGQALDQVLLAYAPGGLAEMSLVALALNADVAYVATHHLVRITFVIVAAPAVFGLMRRFWRRPDSP; this comes from the coding sequence GTGATCCATATTGGCACGCACGGGGCAGCCCAGACCGAGGACCCCACACTGAGCGACCGCTATCGGACATATCTGCGCCTTTTGCTGACGCTTGTCGCTGCCACCTTGGGCGGTGTGCTGTTCAACTGGCTGACTTTACCGCTGCCTTGGATGCTGGGGCCAATCGTGGTCAGTACCATCGCCGCTGTGCTGCGGCTGCCGGTGCAACCTCCGACGCGTGCCCGTCCCTATGTGGTTGTGATCATCGGTGTGTTGCTGGGATCGGGCTTTTCCCCTGCGATGCTTGGGCAACTGTCGAATTGGGCCATTTCGCTATCACTCCTTGCGGTTTATCTGAGCATATCTGGCCTGCTTGTGGTGCCGTACTACCGCTGGGTTGGCGGCTTGGACCCGGTCACCGCCTATTTCGCCGGCATGCCGGGTGGGCTGAACGAAATGATGATGATCGGCAAAGAAATGGGCGGCGACGACCGCATCATTATCCTCTCACATGCCAGTCGGATCGTTGTGGTGGTCTGCCTGCTGGCACTCTGGTTCCGGGTGATCCTGGGCGTGGATCTGAGCGATCGCTCGCAATTTGGCGTGGCCTTTGTTGACGTCCCCCTCTCTGACCTGACCATCCTACTGATCTGTGGCATTGCGGGCTATCTGGCAGGGCCAAAGCTGCGGCTTCCGGCACCTTTTCTTGTCGGGCCAATGCTGTTCAGCGCCGTGGTCCACGCGACCGGATACGCCAGCAATCCACCACCCCGCGAAGTGGTGATCGCAGCACAGATTCTGCTGGGCACCATCATGGGTTGCCGGTTCCTGGGCAGCGCCCCACGTGCGATTGGCCGCGCTCTATTGCTGGGGGTGGGGGCAACGGTGATCATGCTCAGTGTGTCAGGGGCGTTTGCGTTGCTTTTGCATCAGCTCTTTGGCCAGGCGCTGGATCAGGTGTTGCTGGCCTATGCGCCGGGAGGTCTGGCCGAGATGAGCCTGGTCGCGCTGGCTCTGAATGCGGACGTGGCCTATGTGGCAACGCACCATCTGGTTCGGATCACCTTTGTTATTGTCGCAGCACCCGCCGTCTTTGGACTGATGCGCCGATTCTGGCGACGGCCTGACAGCCCCTGA
- a CDS encoding alkene reductase, with amino-acid sequence MTEQSLFSAFTAGDIALKNRVVMAPLTRNRARPEDDTPHGLHVDYYTQRAGAGLIITEATQISPEGKGYAWTPGIYSDVQVAGWKKVTESVHKAGGRIVLQLWHVGRVSHTSLQEGGKAPVAPSAIGAGAKTFDGEKMLETSEPRALELDEIPRIIEDFRKAAVNARRAGFDGVELHAANGYLLDQFMKDGANKRDDAYGGSLDNRTRLTFEALDAVLQEWEPGRVGIRISPFSNANNITESDPAALALHVVDRLAGYDLAYIHLIEGQTGGKREWPESVDMDDLKARSGTPWMVNNGYDRAMALAAVADDHADLVAFGVPFIANPDLVARLKLDAPLNQADSSTFYGGGAKGYTDYPTLDEAQKKAG; translated from the coding sequence ATGACCGAGCAGTCCCTCTTTTCCGCTTTTACCGCTGGTGATATCGCGCTGAAGAACCGGGTGGTGATGGCCCCGCTGACACGCAATCGGGCGCGGCCCGAAGATGATACACCGCATGGCTTGCATGTCGACTACTACACGCAGCGCGCCGGAGCCGGGTTGATCATCACCGAAGCCACGCAGATTTCGCCCGAGGGCAAGGGCTATGCCTGGACGCCTGGCATCTATTCCGACGTGCAGGTCGCAGGTTGGAAAAAGGTGACTGAGTCGGTTCACAAGGCCGGTGGCCGGATTGTTCTGCAACTTTGGCACGTCGGTCGGGTATCTCATACCTCACTTCAGGAGGGGGGCAAGGCACCGGTCGCACCCTCGGCTATTGGTGCCGGCGCCAAGACTTTTGATGGCGAGAAGATGCTTGAAACCTCCGAACCGCGCGCGCTGGAACTGGATGAGATCCCGCGCATCATCGAGGATTTTCGCAAGGCGGCCGTCAACGCCCGTCGCGCCGGTTTTGACGGGGTCGAGCTGCACGCCGCCAATGGGTATCTGCTGGATCAGTTCATGAAGGACGGCGCGAACAAGCGCGATGATGCGTATGGCGGATCGCTGGACAACCGCACCCGCCTGACGTTCGAGGCGCTGGACGCGGTACTGCAGGAATGGGAGCCGGGACGCGTCGGTATCCGCATCAGCCCGTTTTCCAACGCGAACAACATCACCGAAAGCGATCCGGCTGCTCTGGCGCTGCATGTGGTGGACCGGCTGGCGGGCTATGATCTGGCCTATATCCACCTGATTGAGGGTCAGACCGGCGGCAAACGTGAGTGGCCCGAGAGCGTTGATATGGACGACCTAAAGGCGCGGTCCGGAACGCCCTGGATGGTCAACAACGGCTATGATCGTGCCATGGCGCTGGCAGCGGTGGCGGATGATCATGCCGATCTGGTGGCCTTTGGTGTGCCGTTCATCGCCAACCCCGATCTCGTTGCGCGGCTAAAGCTGGACGCACCGTTGAACCAGGCCGACTCGTCGACTTTTTACGGTGGTGGCGCAAAAGGGTACACCGACTACCCCACACTTGATGAGGCGCAAAAGAAGGCGGGCTAA
- a CDS encoding sulfotransferase family protein — protein MTQPTFLLGLGASKSGTSWVQSYLNSAPMVDMGRLGEYQVWDALHIPANAKYRIARPPLFKRIEAAFATRLGLPIGAKAFRYRLQQNPDRYFSYFAGILARAGITHTGDITPGYAALPAEVLQRIDTGFAARGIVVKPIFVMRDPIERAWSVFRMKRRKGHLSADHTDLTAFLDSYTTFQPGEADSYRATLTTLSQIFPTERRYTGLFETLFTTPAIDALSSYAGIPSDPKQGAQKVNASADASAVPPETARQLFPRFAADYTYCAQHMPETLQHWPHAHLLG, from the coding sequence ATGACGCAGCCGACCTTCCTTCTTGGGCTAGGCGCCTCGAAATCCGGCACCAGCTGGGTTCAGAGCTATCTCAACTCTGCGCCGATGGTCGATATGGGCCGACTGGGCGAATATCAGGTCTGGGACGCACTACACATTCCGGCCAATGCCAAATACCGCATTGCCCGCCCACCCCTGTTCAAGCGGATCGAAGCGGCGTTCGCCACCCGCCTGGGCCTGCCCATTGGCGCAAAGGCGTTTCGCTACCGGCTGCAACAAAACCCCGACCGATATTTCAGCTATTTTGCCGGCATCCTCGCCCGGGCGGGTATCACGCATACCGGCGATATCACCCCCGGCTATGCCGCCCTGCCCGCCGAGGTGCTACAGCGGATCGACACCGGCTTTGCCGCGCGTGGCATCGTGGTGAAACCGATCTTTGTCATGCGCGACCCGATTGAGCGCGCCTGGTCAGTGTTTCGCATGAAGCGGCGCAAAGGGCATCTGTCAGCCGACCACACAGACCTAACCGCGTTTCTGGACAGCTACACCACCTTCCAGCCGGGTGAAGCCGACAGTTACCGCGCCACGCTCACCACTCTTTCACAGATCTTTCCCACCGAGCGGCGCTATACGGGCCTGTTCGAAACACTGTTCACCACCCCGGCAATCGATGCGCTCAGCAGCTATGCAGGCATTCCGTCGGACCCGAAACAGGGCGCGCAAAAGGTCAATGCCTCGGCTGACGCCAGCGCCGTCCCGCCCGAAACCGCCCGGCAGCTGTTCCCCCGCTTTGCCGCCGACTATACCTATTGCGCCCAACACATGCCCGAGACACTGCAACACTGGCCGCATGCGCATCTGCTGGGTTAG